The Calditerrivibrio nitroreducens DSM 19672 genome window below encodes:
- the msbA gene encoding lipid A export permease/ATP-binding protein MsbA, with product MNKIVRLWGYFKEYKAAIFWSIFASLLVSVSNGASAYIVKPALDEIFIKKDASKLYIIVGLIVGIYLLKGVGRFFQNYLMSITSQKVIKKLRDELYEKIIDLPVTFFNESSTGMLMSRITYDVGLIQSSVPAFISMIREAFSIIGLAFVVLYQDWQLGLIALIVLPIFVTPIVKLGKKIKKYSKKSQETIGDISSMLKETITGIKVIKSFTNEEKEKERFKKNNLTFLSQQIKATFYNELGSPIMELLGSFIIASVVIYGGIQVIEGKSTPGTFFSFLAAIALMYDPFKRINSSNSTIQAAIGASERVFEIIDQYEVQKCPEGNLICEARGKDISFENVYFKYNQSDSYVLKGISFVINPGETVALVGPSGSGKTTIANLLPRFYDVSEGAIKIGGIDIRDFTLRSLRGNIAMVSQDIFLFNDSIIYNICYGSDEIDMERVVEAARAAYAHDFIMDMPDGYNTRIGEMGVRLSGGQKQRIAIARAIYKNPPILILDEATSALDTEAEKTVQAALDNLMMGKTSLVIAHRLSTIKNADKIVVMNNGSIESIGTHKELLDISPLYNKLYSVQFGM from the coding sequence TTGAATAAGATTGTCCGTTTGTGGGGTTATTTCAAGGAGTATAAGGCTGCTATTTTTTGGTCAATTTTTGCTTCGTTGCTTGTTTCCGTAAGTAATGGTGCATCTGCTTACATTGTAAAGCCGGCTCTGGATGAGATTTTTATAAAAAAAGATGCCTCAAAGCTTTATATTATTGTGGGTTTGATTGTGGGGATATACCTTCTGAAGGGTGTGGGAAGATTCTTTCAGAATTATCTTATGAGTATTACGTCCCAGAAAGTGATAAAAAAATTGAGGGATGAGCTATACGAAAAGATAATTGATCTGCCGGTGACGTTTTTTAATGAAAGCTCCACAGGGATGCTGATGTCAAGGATTACTTACGATGTGGGGCTGATTCAATCGTCCGTGCCAGCCTTCATATCTATGATTCGGGAGGCTTTCAGCATTATTGGATTGGCTTTTGTGGTTTTATACCAGGATTGGCAGCTGGGGCTTATCGCACTAATCGTATTGCCTATTTTTGTAACCCCTATAGTAAAATTAGGTAAGAAGATAAAAAAGTATAGTAAAAAAAGTCAGGAGACGATTGGAGATATCTCTTCGATGCTCAAAGAGACGATAACAGGAATAAAAGTAATAAAAAGCTTTACCAATGAAGAAAAAGAGAAGGAGAGATTTAAGAAAAATAATTTAACCTTTTTAAGTCAGCAGATCAAGGCCACATTTTACAACGAGCTTGGTTCCCCCATAATGGAGCTTCTTGGTTCTTTTATTATTGCCTCTGTGGTGATTTATGGTGGGATACAGGTGATAGAGGGTAAATCAACCCCGGGGACATTTTTTTCATTTCTGGCTGCCATTGCCCTTATGTACGACCCTTTTAAAAGGATAAATAGCTCAAATAGCACTATACAGGCTGCAATTGGTGCATCCGAAAGGGTTTTTGAGATCATCGATCAGTATGAGGTGCAGAAATGCCCTGAAGGTAATTTGATCTGCGAAGCAAGGGGAAAAGATATTTCCTTCGAAAATGTGTATTTTAAATACAATCAAAGTGATAGCTACGTTTTAAAAGGTATATCATTTGTCATTAATCCTGGAGAAACTGTTGCTTTGGTGGGCCCCAGCGGTTCGGGAAAGACCACTATTGCAAACCTTTTGCCAAGATTTTATGATGTAAGTGAAGGTGCTATAAAGATAGGTGGTATCGATATCCGTGATTTTACCCTCAGATCCCTAAGGGGGAATATTGCTATGGTGAGTCAGGATATCTTTTTATTTAATGACTCGATCATATATAATATATGCTATGGGTCTGATGAAATTGATATGGAGAGGGTTGTGGAGGCTGCCAGGGCAGCTTACGCTCATGATTTTATTATGGATATGCCTGATGGATATAATACCAGAATAGGGGAGATGGGAGTAAGACTATCGGGTGGACAGAAGCAGAGGATTGCAATTGCAAGGGCGATTTACAAAAACCCACCCATTTTAATACTTGATGAGGCCACCAGTGCCCTTGATACCGAAGCGGAGAAAACGGTTCAGGCTGCCCTTGATAACCTTATGATGGGTAAGACCAGCCTTGTGATAGCGCATCGTTTATCCACTATTAAAAATGCTGATAAAATTGTAGTGATGAATAATGGTAGTATTGAATCGATAGGCACCCACAAAGAGCTACTGGATATTTCACCTCTGTATAATAAGTTGTATTCTGTACAGTTTGGGATGTAA
- the galE gene encoding UDP-glucose 4-epimerase GalE, with amino-acid sequence MNILVTGGAGYIGSHVVKQLLENTEHHVTIIDNLSTGLMKTVDTLKCISIERLKFLHTDLKNFSEVEGIIKSINFDAIIHFAASIVVPESVENPLKYYLNNTVNTTNLINLAVKYGINRFIFSSTAAVYGEPEEIPVKESSELKPINPYGMSKLMSENVLIDTAKAHKDFKFVILRYFNVAGADTKNRIGQSFPNATHLIKVAAETAIGKREKLLIFGEDYDTKDGTCIRDYIHVDDLADAHLKALEYLQHNNSDIFNCGYGYGYTVKEVINTMKKVSGVDFRVETSGRRPGDPAALVADNTRIKEIMKWKPNFNDLELICKTALEWEKKLLKIN; translated from the coding sequence ATGAATATTTTGGTTACCGGAGGAGCCGGATATATCGGTAGTCATGTAGTGAAACAGCTACTTGAAAATACCGAACATCATGTAACAATCATAGACAATCTGTCAACAGGTCTTATGAAAACTGTGGATACGCTAAAATGTATCTCAATAGAACGATTAAAATTTTTACATACAGATCTGAAAAACTTTTCAGAGGTAGAAGGGATCATAAAATCTATTAATTTTGATGCGATCATTCACTTTGCCGCGAGTATCGTGGTACCAGAAAGCGTTGAAAACCCCCTCAAATACTACCTGAACAATACTGTAAATACCACCAATCTAATCAATCTGGCCGTAAAATATGGTATAAATCGTTTTATATTCTCCTCCACCGCTGCTGTTTATGGTGAGCCAGAGGAGATCCCGGTAAAAGAATCCTCAGAATTAAAGCCGATAAACCCTTATGGGATGAGTAAGCTTATGAGCGAAAATGTTTTAATCGATACTGCAAAAGCCCATAAAGATTTTAAGTTTGTAATTCTAAGGTATTTCAATGTGGCAGGGGCTGATACAAAGAACAGAATTGGGCAATCGTTCCCAAATGCCACCCATCTGATCAAAGTGGCAGCTGAAACAGCCATTGGTAAAAGAGAAAAGCTCCTTATTTTTGGTGAAGATTACGATACGAAAGATGGTACATGTATAAGGGATTATATCCATGTGGATGATCTTGCGGATGCCCACCTCAAAGCCCTTGAATATCTACAGCATAACAACAGCGACATTTTCAACTGCGGCTATGGATATGGCTACACGGTAAAAGAGGTAATTAACACTATGAAAAAGGTCTCCGGAGTGGACTTCAGGGTGGAAACTTCCGGAAGACGTCCTGGGGATCCAGCAGCTCTGGTGGCGGATAATACAAGGATAAAAGAGATTATGAAATGGAAACCAAACTTCAACGATCTCGAACTAATTTGCAAAACCGCCCTCGAATGGGAAAAAAAGCTTTTAAAAATTAATTAG
- a CDS encoding type IV pilus modification PilV family protein gives MLQSRLKGFGMVEALVSIFIFAIVLLGLNYSLILTMEHNVANFMRNTATKIAQSYMDKARGRADISTLSVADNDCNPDATTANSVVFIDNVNYRNSTVKFVSVFNVIAKTSNYYKVNVKTCYKIKGVKKEVVIVSDIYPGKGGL, from the coding sequence GTGTTGCAAAGTAGATTAAAGGGTTTTGGAATGGTGGAAGCCCTCGTTTCTATATTTATTTTTGCCATCGTATTACTTGGATTGAACTATTCATTGATACTTACTATGGAACATAACGTAGCTAATTTTATGAGAAATACCGCCACTAAAATTGCCCAGAGTTATATGGATAAAGCAAGAGGTAGAGCGGATATTTCAACGTTATCTGTAGCAGACAATGATTGTAACCCTGATGCAACGACAGCAAATTCAGTAGTTTTTATTGATAACGTGAACTATCGTAATTCGACTGTAAAGTTTGTATCTGTATTTAATGTGATTGCTAAAACAAGTAATTATTACAAAGTGAATGTAAAGACCTGTTATAAAATTAAAGGGGTCAAAAAAGAGGTGGTTATTGTTTCTGATATTTATCCGGGAAAAGGTGGCCTATGA
- a CDS encoding pilus assembly FimT family protein, protein MINKKGLTLIELMVTISILVILLGIGIYSYNKYSIGRDVENDTYKIYSFIGRVRTQAFTEKTDYYVRLKDSFTLLMDNDSDNANILEELKLKKSFSSTRNEYHFNKNGFILDNGSIKSDVAADVQYNCVKIEGSVYLGKQDSGGNCVAK, encoded by the coding sequence ATGATAAATAAGAAAGGACTTACGCTGATTGAATTAATGGTGACAATTAGTATTTTAGTGATACTTTTAGGTATAGGTATATATAGTTATAATAAATACTCAATTGGTAGGGATGTGGAGAATGATACGTATAAGATATATTCTTTTATTGGTAGAGTGAGAACTCAGGCTTTTACGGAGAAAACAGATTATTATGTTAGACTAAAAGACTCATTTACGTTATTGATGGACAATGATTCTGACAATGCGAATATTTTAGAAGAGTTGAAATTAAAAAAGAGCTTTAGCTCCACTAGAAATGAGTACCATTTTAATAAAAATGGTTTTATATTGGATAATGGCAGTATAAAATCTGATGTGGCGGCAGACGTGCAGTATAATTGTGTAAAGATTGAAGGTAGTGTTTATTTGGGTAAGCAGGACTCAGGAGGTAATTGTGTTGCAAAGTAG
- the typA gene encoding translational GTPase TypA, with protein MKKVLRNDKIRNIAIIAHVDHGKTSLVDSLFKYSGFFREDQQVDDRIMDSMELERERGITIAAKNCSVYYKGVKINIIDTPGHADFGGEVERALSMVDGAILLVDASEGPLPQTRFVLSKAFHAGLKIIVAINKIDRKDARPAEVLDEIYELFFDLDANDEQIEFPVLYTIGREGVVKRSLEDENGDMSILLDAILEEFPGPSYIENEPFQMLVSDLGYSDYLGRLAIGKVFNGSVKQNDTLVCINGNGENIPLKVSKIQSYVGLNLKEAEVSEEGDIIVISGIDNVMIGDTICKKDFPKPLKRITVDEPTVSMKFMANTSPFAGREGRFVQSSKIKERLYKEAMRNVSIKVEETEDADDLIVKGRGEFQLAIILETMRREGYELCVGRPEVIMKKKGDQLLEPIEHLYVDCDEPFLGIVTEKISLRKGKMINLINKGSGRIRAEFTIPSRGLIGYRDEFLSDTKGTGLISSYLKGYEEYRGDFPVRYSGSLVSDRQGKAVAYALFHLEPRGRLFVVPGDDVYEGMIIGEYNKMGDLDVNPCKEKKLTNMRAAGKDENIILRPVLPLTLEQAINFIAEDELAEITPKNIRLRKEILSAQDRHNRKKEK; from the coding sequence ATGAAAAAAGTTTTGAGAAATGACAAGATTAGAAATATTGCAATTATAGCACACGTAGACCATGGAAAAACTTCACTTGTAGATAGTCTCTTTAAATATAGTGGTTTTTTTAGAGAGGATCAGCAGGTGGATGATAGAATTATGGATAGCATGGAGCTTGAGAGGGAAAGGGGAATTACAATTGCAGCAAAGAATTGCTCTGTTTATTATAAAGGTGTCAAAATAAATATCATAGATACACCGGGACACGCAGATTTTGGTGGGGAAGTGGAGAGGGCACTCTCGATGGTGGATGGTGCGATTCTGCTGGTGGATGCTTCTGAGGGGCCACTGCCCCAGACAAGGTTTGTTTTAAGCAAGGCATTTCATGCAGGATTGAAGATTATTGTGGCGATAAATAAGATAGACAGAAAAGATGCAAGACCAGCTGAGGTTCTTGATGAGATATATGAGCTATTTTTTGATCTGGATGCAAACGATGAACAGATCGAGTTCCCCGTCCTTTATACAATCGGTAGGGAAGGGGTGGTGAAAAGATCCCTGGAGGATGAAAATGGAGATATGTCAATACTCCTTGATGCCATTCTGGAGGAGTTCCCTGGTCCATCATACATAGAAAATGAGCCTTTTCAGATGCTTGTGTCTGATCTTGGGTATTCGGATTATCTTGGTAGACTTGCCATAGGTAAGGTTTTTAATGGTTCTGTAAAGCAGAACGATACATTGGTGTGTATAAACGGAAATGGGGAGAATATCCCATTGAAGGTATCAAAGATACAGTCTTATGTTGGGTTAAATTTAAAAGAGGCGGAGGTATCTGAGGAAGGGGATATCATAGTAATATCTGGTATTGATAACGTCATGATTGGTGATACGATCTGTAAAAAAGATTTCCCCAAGCCTTTAAAAAGGATTACCGTAGATGAACCAACTGTTTCGATGAAATTTATGGCAAACACATCACCCTTTGCAGGTAGAGAAGGTAGATTTGTACAATCAAGTAAAATCAAAGAACGTCTGTATAAAGAGGCTATGAGAAACGTTTCCATCAAGGTGGAGGAAACCGAAGATGCTGATGATCTGATCGTGAAAGGTAGAGGGGAATTTCAGCTTGCCATTATTCTTGAAACGATGAGAAGGGAAGGGTATGAACTCTGCGTGGGTAGACCAGAGGTAATTATGAAAAAGAAAGGTGACCAATTGTTGGAGCCTATCGAACATCTTTATGTAGATTGTGATGAGCCTTTCCTGGGTATTGTTACTGAAAAGATCTCTTTAAGAAAGGGTAAAATGATCAACCTTATCAACAAGGGAAGTGGAAGAATAAGGGCAGAATTTACAATCCCTTCCAGGGGACTTATAGGGTATCGGGATGAATTTTTGTCGGATACTAAGGGTACTGGGCTTATCAGCTCTTATTTAAAGGGTTATGAAGAGTATAGGGGTGATTTTCCGGTGAGGTATTCGGGGTCTCTTGTTTCGGATAGGCAGGGGAAGGCTGTGGCTTATGCACTTTTTCATCTGGAACCAAGAGGCAGGCTTTTTGTCGTTCCAGGAGACGATGTATATGAAGGGATGATCATAGGTGAATACAACAAGATGGGGGATCTGGACGTCAATCCATGCAAAGAGAAGAAGCTTACGAATATGAGGGCTGCGGGGAAAGATGAAAATATCATTTTAAGACCGGTTTTACCACTCACACTCGAACAGGCGATAAACTTCATTGCTGAGGACGAGCTTGCGGAGATTACACCAAAAAATATAAGACTAAGGAAGGAGATATTGTCTGCCCAGGATAGACATAATAGAAAAAAGGAGAAATAG
- a CDS encoding PilW family protein, translated as MSLIKKGFTLIELLVTVAIMLIVLSAVYMTYISVLKGYKKEAGIGSKTIEEQIGLELIRKDILLAGIGIPITTQPISISGANDNYTLTLLMTNSASSDKTQGYVLMSYDSIGKKFNLIQDNRVDNTVNNIVVLGTDKQFYTKGVLQNGTPKYISYDCSTITNNTVAFGFPLKDSTSNYETVTYDLAASNLARCFSGASNLVRNGMPIVNCVKGFKVYFGYDNNSDGTIDDYCENSICSAINGATNMYTKLKSISVFILTHDGGKDNNFNYGSTSVSYQDTETGKTITFTNLNNVPDYNRYRWKIIKVSGKTVNIRGTSYE; from the coding sequence ATGAGTTTGATTAAAAAAGGTTTTACATTGATTGAATTGTTGGTGACGGTTGCCATTATGCTTATCGTCTTAAGTGCTGTGTATATGACTTATATCTCAGTATTAAAAGGATATAAAAAAGAAGCTGGTATAGGTTCTAAAACGATTGAAGAACAAATAGGATTGGAATTAATTAGAAAAGATATTTTACTTGCCGGAATTGGAATACCGATTACTACCCAACCTATATCAATTTCAGGTGCTAATGATAATTATACACTGACACTTCTTATGACAAATTCTGCATCATCAGATAAAACACAAGGATATGTACTTATGTCTTATGATTCGATAGGTAAAAAATTTAATTTAATACAGGATAATAGGGTAGATAATACTGTTAATAATATAGTTGTATTAGGTACTGATAAACAATTTTATACTAAAGGAGTTTTGCAAAATGGCACACCTAAATACATATCTTATGACTGCTCCACTATTACAAACAATACAGTCGCTTTTGGGTTTCCATTAAAAGATAGTACCTCAAATTATGAAACAGTTACCTATGATCTTGCAGCATCTAATCTTGCCCGTTGTTTTTCAGGTGCAAGCAATCTGGTGAGAAACGGCATGCCTATTGTTAATTGTGTGAAAGGTTTTAAAGTGTATTTTGGATATGACAATAATAGTGATGGTACTATAGATGACTATTGTGAAAACTCTATCTGCTCTGCTATAAATGGGGCTACAAATATGTATACAAAGCTGAAATCCATCAGTGTTTTTATTTTGACGCACGATGGTGGTAAAGATAATAATTTTAATTACGGTTCCACTTCAGTTAGCTACCAGGATACGGAAACTGGAAAAACTATAACATTCACAAATCTAAACAATGTCCCAGATTATAACAGATATAGGTGGAAGATCATTAAGGTGTCAGGGAAAACTGTAAATATAAGAGGAACAAGTTATGAATAA
- a CDS encoding pilus assembly protein, translating to MKRLFLWFTIIYILSLPKLYSLDQEYYYAIPPFMQQDVYSNVYLALDYSGSMTSRAYPSYNATSSYFGYFDKDAKYRCDGGTVSNFSCSGIWVKDNVNVNDNEIYSGNKLNYELMERIDILRYVLTGGGVSSVCKDIKFCNNLTKDECNNHSNLCYWSTKTKKCTQKKYCSSFKTESTCKADTTMCEWDPDGVVKTESGQKIQYSDVAGYDPEKGAVLGVLQKLSNEPRNPRVGAVLFSSNNISVIKPSYDYISLIKAINDTKAGGSTNTKGAIDTISNYYKSTEAYQFDSNVVPCAKNFAIVVSDGEWNVGGDPLPTIRDMWKTDLMGNLTGKQNVKTYTLAMFMDSSSNGTRALKHMAVFGGYNDIDKNGLPCNYNKDSFNSLLENFPSTTCSEWDADNNGKPDGFFQGNNPDEFKQAIEDIFKQILTNVSSGTSVAVLTEKRKEGSLMTQAVFYPEYNGTSWIGKLFGYWFLNFKNSDNILVQNIRENTNINDEITGGYKLNICGGNNEIGGDYILQFNYDSIYNKLSIDRFKSDCKGNDNESVFPPYDKLEEIKSLFEVSDVANLKFGNDPSARKIYTSNGSNLINLDDAPNSSFGSDLGCIGTVSNLKNFIKGYDITNCEQRTDSNGTRRLIGDIVYSTPQIVDYDNVSILYVAANDGMLHAFRLGKTVKSNEPNVAVILQNDSDDNGTDKIGTEEWAFIPQNALPYLRYRAQKDFLHLYINDLTPYVFEYNGKKILIGGMRMGGGTADSQTNAIKPPDNMSIGYSSYYALDISDPVNPKFLWEFNDPKLGFTYSGPAIIRGPNNSLYIMFLSGMTNYDATTAFDENNAGVYILSIDKNALSISKKDFIKVGSFTTGIKNTPVYGNRLFTEGVDWNGDGVTDAVFFAFSYYKDNIGWISDIYAFLPGDYSAFSSSNIKQLMNSLHGAVSSSIVYMPCFGMDFIYIGTGRWFSKTDDSVGRNNKLYGIKISCLRNKNCNFSSAVNNADICTELSKAKNVDKVVAWEVGLNTKEVYDGISYGKERVISDAGKMEWANTVLFTSMQPSTDVCSYGGRSRGWGLNCATGASIWDTSCSNYIVDTSKVSCGYLQTSTAAINQMCSSSFAKQDAGKYRSVSNSMGQGNSSGGDSSVNNINQGQTAWYTGTTPETPPIIPTPYSVKKGKIIFWIEK from the coding sequence ATGAAAAGGTTGTTTTTGTGGTTTACAATAATTTATATTTTATCTTTACCAAAATTATACAGCCTCGACCAGGAATATTACTATGCTATCCCACCCTTTATGCAGCAGGATGTATATTCAAACGTGTATCTGGCTCTTGATTACAGTGGTAGTATGACATCGAGAGCTTATCCATCTTATAATGCTACTTCTTCTTATTTTGGATATTTTGATAAAGATGCCAAATATAGGTGTGATGGTGGAACCGTATCTAATTTTTCATGTAGTGGTATTTGGGTCAAGGATAATGTTAATGTTAATGATAATGAAATTTATTCCGGTAATAAATTGAATTATGAGCTTATGGAAAGAATCGATATTTTAAGATATGTTTTGACTGGTGGGGGAGTGTCAAGCGTTTGTAAGGATATTAAATTTTGTAATAATTTGACAAAAGATGAATGCAATAATCATTCTAATTTATGCTATTGGAGCACTAAAACTAAAAAGTGTACCCAGAAGAAATATTGTTCAAGTTTTAAAACAGAGTCAACCTGTAAAGCTGATACAACCATGTGTGAATGGGATCCAGATGGAGTAGTAAAAACTGAATCTGGACAAAAAATACAATATTCAGATGTTGCAGGGTATGACCCTGAAAAAGGCGCAGTATTGGGAGTCTTACAAAAACTCAGTAACGAGCCAAGAAATCCAAGGGTTGGGGCAGTTTTGTTTTCAAGCAATAATATATCAGTAATAAAACCAAGCTATGATTATATATCTTTAATTAAGGCTATTAATGATACAAAAGCAGGTGGATCGACTAATACAAAAGGTGCTATAGATACGATATCAAATTATTATAAGTCTACTGAAGCATATCAGTTTGATTCTAATGTTGTGCCATGTGCAAAAAATTTTGCTATAGTAGTTTCTGATGGAGAATGGAATGTCGGGGGTGATCCCCTTCCCACAATTAGGGATATGTGGAAAACAGATCTTATGGGTAATTTGACGGGAAAACAAAATGTAAAAACTTATACATTGGCGATGTTTATGGATTCAAGTAGTAATGGAACAAGAGCTTTAAAACATATGGCTGTATTTGGTGGGTACAATGATATTGATAAAAATGGACTTCCTTGTAACTACAATAAGGACAGCTTTAATTCTTTGTTAGAAAATTTCCCATCTACAACTTGCAGTGAATGGGATGCGGATAATAATGGTAAGCCAGATGGTTTTTTTCAGGGAAATAATCCTGATGAATTCAAGCAGGCAATTGAGGATATATTCAAACAGATATTAACCAATGTTTCATCCGGGACTTCTGTCGCGGTACTTACTGAGAAGAGAAAAGAAGGTTCGCTAATGACGCAGGCAGTATTCTATCCTGAATATAATGGAACATCGTGGATCGGCAAACTGTTTGGTTACTGGTTTTTGAATTTTAAAAATTCTGATAATATATTGGTTCAAAATATAAGAGAAAATACAAATATTAATGATGAAATAACTGGAGGCTATAAACTTAATATATGTGGTGGCAACAATGAGATTGGAGGAGACTATATATTGCAGTTCAATTATGATAGTATTTATAATAAATTATCTATAGATAGATTCAAGAGTGATTGCAAAGGGAATGATAATGAATCTGTATTTCCTCCATATGATAAACTTGAAGAGATAAAATCGTTGTTTGAAGTATCAGATGTAGCAAATCTAAAATTTGGAAATGATCCATCAGCAAGAAAAATATATACTTCAAATGGATCAAATTTGATAAATTTGGATGATGCTCCAAATAGTTCTTTTGGAAGCGACCTTGGTTGTATTGGTACTGTGAGCAACCTCAAAAATTTTATAAAAGGTTACGATATAACTAATTGTGAACAAAGAACTGATTCAAATGGTACAAGAAGGTTGATAGGAGATATAGTATATTCTACTCCCCAAATTGTAGATTACGACAATGTTAGCATTTTATACGTTGCAGCAAATGATGGTATGCTTCATGCCTTTAGATTGGGTAAGACAGTCAAAAGCAATGAGCCTAATGTTGCAGTCATTCTTCAGAATGACTCTGATGATAATGGAACGGATAAAATAGGTACTGAAGAATGGGCATTTATACCCCAAAATGCTCTGCCTTACCTTAGATATAGAGCACAAAAAGATTTCCTTCATCTTTATATAAACGATCTAACCCCTTATGTTTTCGAATACAATGGGAAAAAGATTCTCATTGGTGGAATGAGGATGGGTGGTGGAACAGCTGATAGTCAAACGAATGCAATAAAGCCGCCTGATAATATGAGCATTGGATATTCATCATACTACGCACTTGATATATCAGACCCTGTAAATCCAAAATTTTTATGGGAGTTTAACGATCCCAAACTTGGGTTTACATACTCAGGACCTGCTATAATTAGAGGGCCAAATAATTCATTGTATATAATGTTTTTGAGTGGGATGACCAATTATGATGCCACAACAGCTTTTGATGAGAATAATGCGGGAGTGTACATATTATCTATAGACAAAAATGCACTGTCTATTAGCAAAAAAGATTTTATTAAAGTAGGTAGCTTTACAACAGGTATCAAAAATACTCCCGTTTATGGAAACAGGTTATTTACTGAAGGTGTGGATTGGAACGGTGATGGGGTTACGGATGCAGTGTTTTTTGCTTTCAGCTATTACAAAGATAACATTGGATGGATTTCAGATATTTATGCATTTTTACCAGGTGATTATAGTGCCTTTTCCAGTAGTAATATAAAACAATTGATGAATTCATTGCATGGTGCTGTGAGTAGTAGTATTGTGTATATGCCCTGTTTTGGTATGGATTTTATATATATTGGAACTGGAAGGTGGTTTTCAAAAACAGATGACTCTGTAGGAAGAAACAACAAACTTTACGGTATAAAAATATCCTGTTTGAGAAACAAAAACTGTAACTTTAGTAGTGCAGTAAATAATGCTGATATTTGTACTGAACTTAGTAAAGCAAAAAATGTTGATAAAGTTGTGGCTTGGGAGGTGGGGCTCAATACAAAAGAGGTTTATGATGGTATTTCTTATGGTAAGGAGAGGGTTATTTCAGATGCCGGAAAGATGGAATGGGCTAATACGGTGCTATTCACCTCTATGCAGCCAAGTACAGATGTCTGTTCATATGGTGGAAGATCAAGAGGCTGGGGACTAAATTGTGCTACGGGGGCAAGTATCTGGGATACTAGTTGCAGCAATTATATTGTAGATACTTCTAAGGTATCCTGCGGGTATCTTCAAACATCCACTGCTGCTATTAATCAGATGTGTTCTTCAAGCTTTGCAAAACAAGATGCTGGCAAATATAGAAGTGTGAGCAATTCTATGGGACAGGGGAATTCGTCTGGTGGGGACAGCTCTGTTAATAATATAAATCAAGGTCAAACTGCATGGTATACCGGTACAACACCTGAAACTCCTCCGATAATTCCTACTCCATACAGTGTAAAAAAAGGGAAAATAATTTTTTGGATTGAGAAATGA
- a CDS encoding pilus assembly FimT family protein, with protein sequence MKRGLTLLELIIVLVILGIVLSVGVYSYESYSRKISVEDDVHTAYAFIMKARVASFTEKEDTYVILISQDGKALVMDNDSDTNNGFIERIDLKNRFLQNISYFRFDKNGFADFQGHIRSYEDVGSQYDCVVISWSRVAKGKYDQNQNSCMAN encoded by the coding sequence ATGAAAAGGGGGCTGACGCTTTTAGAATTGATAATCGTGTTGGTTATTCTTGGGATAGTCTTATCTGTGGGTGTATATAGCTATGAATCTTATTCCAGAAAGATATCCGTAGAAGATGATGTTCATACCGCATATGCATTCATTATGAAGGCAAGAGTGGCCTCTTTTACCGAAAAGGAAGATACTTATGTTATTTTAATTAGTCAGGATGGTAAAGCTCTTGTAATGGACAATGATTCTGATACAAATAATGGATTTATAGAAAGGATCGATCTGAAGAATAGATTTTTGCAGAATATTAGCTATTTCAGGTTTGATAAAAACGGTTTTGCTGACTTTCAGGGGCATATTAGATCGTATGAAGATGTTGGCTCACAATATGATTGTGTCGTGATCTCCTGGAGCAGGGTGGCAAAGGGAAAGTACGATCAAAACCAGAACAGCTGTATGGCTAATTAA